CCACGCTGCCGCAGCGAAGAACATCCGCGCATGGGCGACAGAGATGGACGGCAAGGGTCTAGACGCCATCGTCATCAACACCTCGGGTTGCGGCACAACGGTGAAGGACTACGGGCATATGTTCCGCAACGATGCGCTGGCGAAAGATGCCGAGCGTGTCTCGGCTATCGCGATGGACATTACCGAACTGCTGTCCCGCCTTGAGCTGCCCGCCACCAATGCCCAGCCGCTCAAGGTCGCCTACCACGCCGCCTGTTCGCTCCAGCACGGTCAGCAGATCAAAGCTGCACCCAAGGATTTGCTGCGTAAGGCAGGCTTCACGGTCCTTGAACCTGCGAACCCGCATCTGTGCTGTGGCTCGGCCGGCACCTACAACCTTATGCAGCCCGAGATTTCCGGCGAACTGAAACGCCGCAAGATCGGCACACTTGAGGCGCTGAAGCCCGATGTCATCAGCGCGGGCAACATCGGTTGCATGATGCAGATCGGCTCCGGCACGGGTGTTCCGGTCGTCCATACAGTCGAACTGCTGGACTGGGCCACTGGCGGGCCAAAGCCAAAATCCCTCAGCGGACAAGAAAGCGTTCCGATCCTGCGCTGAATTGGGCTAAACAGGTCCATAAAAAAGAGCAGGCAGAACACAATGCGAATCTTCGGACGGCTGGCGGTGGCGCTGGCCTTCTTTGCTACATCGTCATTGGCGCAGGACGGACGTCTCATGCGCCTGTCTACCGGACAGGACAGCCGCGGCTGGGAAGCGGTCGGCCGCCTCGACATCGAAGGCAAAGGGTTCTGCACGGCCTCGCTCATCCGCGAAGACCTCGTCCTCACAGCCGCCCATTGCGTCTATGACCGAACGGGCGAGCCCGTCGCAGCGGACCGCTTCACGTTCAACGCAGGCCTGCGCGAAGGCCGCGCCGAAGCCTACCGCAACGTCCGCCGCGTCGTGGTGCATCCTGGCTATGTCTACCACAGCGGAGATACGGCGACCGAAGTCGCCCGCGATCTGGCGCTTCTGCAACTCGAACTCCCCATCCGCACCACGCGCATCCGGCCCTACGCTGTCGCATCCGACGCGATGCAGAACGAAGAGATCGGCGTGGTGTCATACGCCCGCGGACGCGAAGAGGCTCCGTCGCTGCAAGACGTCTGCCGCGTGGTCGGCTCGCAAGAAGACATCCTGATTATGTCCTGCGAAGTGAACTTCGGTGCCTCCGGCTCCCCTGTTTTCCGCATCGCATCAGATGGCGCAAAGATTGTGTCCGTGGTCTCCGCCATGTCAGAGCTCAAGGGCAACGCCGTTTCACTCGGAACATCCCTTGGACGGCCCCTGCAAGAACTCCTCGCAGCCTTCGACGGAACCACTGTCGACAGCGCCCGCCCGCGCGTCATTACCCCCGGCGAACGTAACGACACTGGCGCGAAATTCATCCGCCCGTAAAGGGTCTTGAAACGCCGCCAGACCCTCCCCACTTCAATAAAACGGAACGCCCACAGAGGGTTCCGGATTTCAGGCCTGTCCATGTCGGAAGGCCAAAGAAGTTGTCGCTCAATGGAGGATAACCCATGCGAACCTTTGATCTTGCACCGCTTTACCGTGCCACCGTCGGCTTTGACCAAATGGCCGAGATGATGGACCGCGTCCTGACCAACGACGCAAGCGCGCAGACCTACCCCCCGTACAATATCGAAAAGACCGACGAGCAAAGCTGGCGCATTTCGCTGGCCGTTGCAGGCTTCACCGATGAAGACCTGACTGTCGAAGTTCGCGAGAACGCTCTTCTAGTGACCGGCAAGAAAGCCGAAGACGAAACCCCGCGCACTTACCTGCACCGCGGCATCGCCACCCGCGCATTCGAGCGCCGTTTCCATATCGCCGATCACGTCCGCGCTGTTGGTGCGACCCACGAAAACGGTATGCTGCATATCGACCTCGTCCGCGAAGTACCCGAAGCGCTCAAACCGCGCCGTATCGAGATCGGCAAAGGTGCCTCGACTCAGAAAGAACTGGTCGACGCCCAGACCGTCAACTGATGGCGCGAGGGGGCTGTCTGCCCCCTCTTGGCCTCCGGCCAATTCACCCCCGAGGATATTTGCCGCACAAAGGCAGGCCTTAGGGAGATATTAACGAGTTCCTCCCAAGTTAACTCGTGCGGTACAGGCGGGGACGCCGATGACCGCGCACGAAGGCGAAAGCCAAAGCCCGGCACGGAGAAAATCCGCGCCGGGCTTTTTGCCTTTGTGCCAGAAATATCCCGGGGGAGCGGCGGAGCCGCGGGGGCAGAGCCCCCACCCGCCCGAATTCAGTGAGCCTGCGCCCAGTTGCTACCAACGCCGGCATCCACGCTCAATTTAACGTCGAGCTTCACAGCAGGGTCGGCGGCGCCCTCCATGGCGGCGCGGGCTTTTTCGATCAGTTTGCCTTCTGCACCCTCTTGGACCTCAAAGATGAGTTCATCGTGGACTTGAAGCAGCATCTTCGCGGGCAGCCCCTCAATCGCGTCCTCCATGCGCACCATCGCGCGGCGGATGATGTCAGCAGCGGTGCCTTGGATCGGGGCATTGATCGCAGCGCGTTTGGCAAAGCCTGCCGTCGGGCCCTTGGCGTTAATCTCGGGCGTATGGATTTTGCGACCGAACAGCGTCTGCACGTAGCCGTGGTCTTTTGCGAACTTCACCGTCTCGTCCATGTAGGCGCGGATGCCGGGGAAGCGCTCGAAATAGCGGTCGATGAAGCCCTGCGCTTCGGCACGGGGGATGCGCAGGTTGCGCGCGAGGCCGAAGCCCGAGATGCCGTATATGACGCCGAAGTTGATCGCTTTTGCCTGACGGCGAATGTCCGAAGTCATCTCTTCCAGCGGAACGTCGAACATCTCGGACGCCGTCAGCGCGTGAATGTCCTGACCGTCGCGGAACGCCTGTTTCAGCGTGTCGATACCCGCCACGTGCGCGAGGATGCGCAGTTCGATCTGGCTGTAGTCGAGCGAGACGATCACGTTGCCGGGTTCGGCAACGAAGGCCTCTCGGATGCGGCGGCCTTCTTCGCTGCGGACGGGGATGTTTTGCAGGTTCGGGTCGGTTGACGACAGACGTCCTGTGTTCGCTCCCGTCTGCATGTAGGATGTGTGAACGCGGCCCGTTTCAGGATCGATGTGGTTTTGCAGTGCGTCTGTGTAGGTCGATTTCAGCTTCGACAGCTGACGCCAGTCGAGGACCAGTCGCGGCAATTCGTGTTCGGTCGCGAGGTCTTCGAGGATATCGGCGCCGGTCGAATAGGCTCCGTTCTTGCCCTTCTTACCGCCAGGCAGGCTCAGGTCGTCGAACAGCACCTCGCCAAGCTGTTTCGGCGAGCCGACGTTGAAATCGCGGCCAGCGGCCTTCTGGATTTCGTCCTCGAGCTGCGCCATTTTCTGCGCGAAGGCATTGGACATACGGCTGAGCGTGTCGCGGTCGACTTTGACACCGCGCATTTCCATGCGCTCCAGCACAGGCACCAGCGGACGTTCGAGCGTCTCGTAGACCGTCGTCACTTTCTGCTGGTGAAGCTGCGGTTTGAACCGCTCCCACAGGCGCAGGGTGATGTCGGCGTCCTCTGCGGCGTACTTCACCGCATCGGCCACGGGAACGCGGTCGAAGGTGATCATCGACTTGCCCGATCCGAGCAGCGATTTGATCGGGATCGGCGTATGGTCGAGGTAACGCTCGGCCAGCGTGTCCATGCCGTGGTTATGGATGCCCGCGAACAGCGCATAGGACATC
Above is a window of Marivivens aquimaris DNA encoding:
- a CDS encoding trypsin-like serine peptidase yields the protein MRIFGRLAVALAFFATSSLAQDGRLMRLSTGQDSRGWEAVGRLDIEGKGFCTASLIREDLVLTAAHCVYDRTGEPVAADRFTFNAGLREGRAEAYRNVRRVVVHPGYVYHSGDTATEVARDLALLQLELPIRTTRIRPYAVASDAMQNEEIGVVSYARGREEAPSLQDVCRVVGSQEDILIMSCEVNFGASGSPVFRIASDGAKIVSVVSAMSELKGNAVSLGTSLGRPLQELLAAFDGTTVDSARPRVITPGERNDTGAKFIRP
- a CDS encoding Hsp20 family protein yields the protein MRTFDLAPLYRATVGFDQMAEMMDRVLTNDASAQTYPPYNIEKTDEQSWRISLAVAGFTDEDLTVEVRENALLVTGKKAEDETPRTYLHRGIATRAFERRFHIADHVRAVGATHENGMLHIDLVREVPEALKPRRIEIGKGASTQKELVDAQTVN
- the polA gene encoding DNA polymerase I; protein product: MSGFGKGCHLHLIDGSAFIFRAYHALPPLTRKSDGLPVGAVSGFVNMLQRYVEGNTGPDAATHVAVIFDHSGDSFRNAIYDQYKAHRPPAPEDLKPQFPLTREATRAFNIACHEIEGYEADDIIATLSCRAREAGGRVTIVSSDKDLMQLVGDGVEMLDPMKNKRIDREGVEEKFGVGPERVVDVQALAGDSVDNVPGAPGIGIKTAALLINEYGDLETLLDRAEEIKQPKRRQTLIEFREQIEISKKLVQLDCDMELDFTIEELEIRDPEPEKLLGFLAEMEFRTITKRIADKLGVDAPTVAEVTPDSPDAAPADAPEALPFNPDDYECVSDVEALKGWIAQAYERGYVAFDTETTSLNEMQAELVGVSLCVEAGKACYVPLGHRASATDDLFGGDARAEGQIDLNEALGLLKPMLEDESVLKIGQNMKYDSKVLSRYGITLGPIDDTMLMSYALFAGIHNHGMDTLAERYLDHTPIPIKSLLGSGKSMITFDRVPVADAVKYAAEDADITLRLWERFKPQLHQQKVTTVYETLERPLVPVLERMEMRGVKVDRDTLSRMSNAFAQKMAQLEDEIQKAAGRDFNVGSPKQLGEVLFDDLSLPGGKKGKNGAYSTGADILEDLATEHELPRLVLDWRQLSKLKSTYTDALQNHIDPETGRVHTSYMQTGANTGRLSSTDPNLQNIPVRSEEGRRIREAFVAEPGNVIVSLDYSQIELRILAHVAGIDTLKQAFRDGQDIHALTASEMFDVPLEEMTSDIRRQAKAINFGVIYGISGFGLARNLRIPRAEAQGFIDRYFERFPGIRAYMDETVKFAKDHGYVQTLFGRKIHTPEINAKGPTAGFAKRAAINAPIQGTAADIIRRAMVRMEDAIEGLPAKMLLQVHDELIFEVQEGAEGKLIEKARAAMEGAADPAVKLDVKLSVDAGVGSNWAQAH